From a single Shewanella donghaensis genomic region:
- the hxpB gene encoding hexitol phosphatase HxpB, whose translation MTSAKVKAVIFDMDGVIIDTEPAWQRAEVEVMNSLGVPITYEDAEITTGLRIDFVVSYWYQRYPWANYDNPAAAQQIIDKVVQFIETEGKPMRGVVDALQLCQQRGLKIGLATSSSSDLIQAVMNKLGIADYFNAITSAENLQYGKPHPEVYLNCATALDITPSLCIAIEDSINGLIAARAASMQTIAIPAPELANQSRWQIGHHQLAHLGDFKALIEKL comes from the coding sequence ATGACATCAGCTAAAGTAAAAGCAGTAATTTTTGATATGGATGGTGTCATCATTGATACTGAGCCAGCTTGGCAACGAGCTGAAGTCGAAGTAATGAATTCACTCGGAGTCCCCATTACCTATGAAGATGCTGAAATAACCACAGGTTTAAGAATTGATTTTGTGGTCAGCTATTGGTATCAAAGGTATCCATGGGCTAACTATGATAATCCAGCCGCCGCTCAGCAGATTATTGATAAAGTGGTGCAATTTATTGAAACCGAAGGCAAGCCAATGCGCGGTGTGGTTGACGCATTGCAACTTTGCCAGCAGCGGGGGTTAAAGATTGGTTTAGCAACCTCATCTTCCAGTGATTTAATTCAAGCAGTCATGAATAAATTGGGCATCGCTGATTATTTCAATGCCATAACTTCGGCCGAAAACCTACAATATGGCAAGCCTCACCCTGAGGTTTATTTAAATTGTGCAACCGCACTGGATATTACACCGTCACTTTGTATCGCCATCGAAGATTCAATTAATGGGCTTATCGCAGCAAGAGCAGCATCGATGCAAACCATCGCGATCCCTGCCCCTGAACTTGCTAACCAATCACGTTGGCAAATTGGTCATCACCAACTGGCGCATTTAGGTGATTTTAAAGCATTGATTGAGAAGCTCTAA
- the hslV gene encoding ATP-dependent protease subunit HslV, which yields MTTIVSVRRNNQVVIAGDGQVSLGNTVMKGNARKVRRLYQNKVIAGFAGGTADAFTLFERFETKLEMHQGHLLKSAVELAKDWRTDKMLRNLEAMLIVADTKESLIITGNGDVVQPEHDLIAIGSGGNFAHASALALLQNTDLTAREIAEKSLTIAGDICVFTNQHKTVEQIDY from the coding sequence GTGACTACTATCGTATCCGTACGCCGCAATAATCAAGTTGTCATCGCAGGTGATGGCCAAGTTTCTCTCGGCAATACCGTCATGAAAGGCAATGCACGTAAAGTGCGTCGCTTATACCAAAATAAAGTTATCGCTGGTTTTGCTGGCGGTACAGCTGATGCATTCACTCTTTTTGAGCGTTTTGAAACCAAGCTCGAGATGCATCAAGGCCATTTATTAAAATCAGCCGTTGAGCTCGCAAAGGATTGGCGTACTGACAAGATGCTCCGCAACCTTGAAGCCATGCTTATTGTTGCTGACACTAAAGAATCATTAATCATTACTGGTAATGGTGATGTGGTTCAGCCTGAGCATGACTTGATTGCTATTGGCTCTGGTGGCAACTTTGCCCATGCATCAGCATTAGCGTTATTACAAAATACTGACTTAACTGCCCGTGAAATTGCAGAAAAATCATTAACGATTGCCGGTGATATTTGCGTATTCACCAACCAACATAAAACTGTTGAGCAAATCGACTACTAA
- the acnB gene encoding bifunctional aconitate hydratase 2/2-methylisocitrate dehydratase: MLEAYRKHVAERAAEGVVPKPLNAEQVAELVKLVETPPAGEEAVILDLLENRIPPGVDEAAYVKAAFLDAVAQGNVSSPILSAERATELLGTMQGGYNIEPLIAQLDNDALAPIAVTALSNTLLMFDAYHDVVEKMQAGNAFAKQVVNSWADAEWFTNRPKLAEKISLTVFKVSGETNTDDLSPAPDAWSRPDIPLHALAMLKNARDGIVPDVAGTVGPIKEIEALKEKGYPLVYVGDVVGTGSSRKSATNSVLWFMGDDIPFAPNKRAGGFCLGGKIAPIFFNTMEDAGALPIELDVDKMNMGDVIDIYPYEGVVKRNGSDEVISTFELKTDVLLDEVRAGGRIPLIIGRGLTDRARETLNLAASDVFVRPQDVVATNKGFTLAQKMVGKACGVKGIRPGQYCEPKMTSVGSQDTTGPMTRDELKDLACLGFSADLTMQSFCHTAAYPKPIDVNTHHTLPDFIMNRGGVALRPGDGVIHSWLNRMLLPDTVGTGGDSHTRFPIGISFPAGSGLVAFAAATGVMPLDMPESILVRFKGEMQPGITLRDLVHAIPLKAIEMGLLTVEKKGKINAFSGRVLEIEGLEQLKVEQAFELSDASAERSAAGCSIKLDKEPIIEYLNSNIVMLKWMIAEGYGDRRTIERRITAMQEWLANPELMVADKDAEYAEIIEIDLNDIKEPILCAPNDPDDAVLLSSVAETKIDEVFVGSCMTNIGHFRATGKMLEKFATTLPTRLWIAPPTKMDKDQLTEEGYYAIFGRVGARIEIPGCSLCMGNQARVAEGATVVSTSTRNFPNRLGTGANVYLASAELAAVAALLGRLPSPAEYQDYAKELDATASDTYRYLNFDQIDSYTKKADSVIFQTAL; this comes from the coding sequence GTGCTAGAAGCATATCGTAAACACGTCGCAGAGCGTGCTGCAGAGGGTGTTGTCCCTAAGCCATTAAATGCAGAACAAGTGGCTGAATTAGTGAAGTTAGTTGAGACTCCGCCTGCTGGTGAAGAGGCTGTAATTCTTGATTTATTAGAGAACCGTATTCCCCCTGGTGTTGATGAAGCTGCCTATGTTAAAGCAGCATTCTTAGATGCAGTTGCCCAAGGCAATGTATCGTCACCAATCCTTTCAGCTGAGCGTGCTACTGAGTTATTAGGTACCATGCAAGGCGGTTATAACATTGAGCCGCTTATTGCTCAATTAGATAACGATGCACTTGCACCAATCGCGGTTACTGCATTATCAAACACATTATTGATGTTTGATGCATACCACGACGTGGTTGAAAAAATGCAAGCAGGTAATGCTTTTGCTAAGCAAGTGGTTAATTCTTGGGCTGATGCTGAGTGGTTCACAAACCGCCCTAAATTAGCTGAAAAAATTAGCTTGACCGTATTTAAAGTATCAGGCGAGACAAATACAGATGACTTGTCTCCTGCTCCTGATGCATGGTCTCGCCCAGATATCCCATTACACGCATTAGCGATGCTAAAAAATGCGCGTGACGGTATTGTACCTGATGTAGCGGGTACTGTTGGTCCAATTAAAGAAATCGAAGCGCTTAAAGAAAAAGGTTACCCGCTAGTTTACGTCGGTGACGTTGTGGGTACCGGTTCTTCGCGTAAGTCAGCAACTAACTCAGTGCTTTGGTTCATGGGTGACGATATCCCTTTTGCACCTAATAAGCGTGCTGGTGGTTTCTGTCTAGGTGGAAAAATTGCCCCTATCTTCTTCAACACAATGGAAGATGCAGGCGCACTGCCTATTGAGCTTGATGTAGACAAAATGAACATGGGTGATGTTATTGACATCTATCCATATGAAGGCGTAGTTAAGCGTAACGGCAGTGATGAAGTTATCTCTACGTTTGAACTGAAAACAGACGTACTGCTTGATGAAGTCCGTGCTGGTGGTCGTATTCCATTAATCATTGGCCGTGGCTTAACTGATCGTGCTCGTGAAACATTGAATCTTGCGGCTTCAGACGTGTTTGTTCGTCCACAAGATGTTGTTGCGACAAACAAAGGCTTTACTCTGGCACAAAAGATGGTCGGTAAAGCATGTGGCGTTAAAGGCATTCGTCCTGGTCAATACTGCGAACCTAAAATGACCTCGGTTGGTTCACAAGATACCACAGGCCCAATGACCCGTGATGAACTTAAAGATTTAGCATGTTTAGGCTTTAGCGCCGATTTAACCATGCAGTCTTTCTGTCACACAGCGGCTTACCCTAAGCCTATCGATGTGAATACTCACCATACGTTACCTGATTTCATCATGAATCGTGGCGGTGTTGCACTGCGTCCAGGCGACGGGGTTATTCACTCTTGGTTAAACCGTATGTTACTGCCTGATACCGTTGGTACTGGTGGTGATTCACATACGCGTTTCCCAATCGGTATTTCATTCCCAGCGGGTTCTGGCTTGGTAGCATTTGCTGCAGCCACAGGTGTTATGCCTCTTGATATGCCTGAGTCTATTTTGGTTCGCTTTAAAGGTGAAATGCAGCCAGGTATCACATTACGTGACCTAGTACATGCTATCCCGCTTAAAGCGATTGAAATGGGTCTGTTAACGGTAGAGAAGAAAGGTAAGATTAATGCTTTCTCTGGCCGCGTATTAGAAATTGAAGGTCTTGAGCAACTTAAAGTTGAGCAAGCATTCGAATTATCTGATGCATCAGCAGAACGAAGTGCAGCGGGTTGTTCTATTAAATTAGACAAAGAGCCAATCATTGAATATCTAAACTCTAACATCGTGATGTTGAAGTGGATGATTGCTGAAGGTTATGGCGATCGCCGTACTATTGAACGTCGTATTACCGCGATGCAAGAATGGTTAGCGAACCCTGAACTAATGGTTGCTGATAAAGATGCTGAATATGCTGAAATTATCGAAATCGATTTGAACGACATCAAAGAACCTATTCTTTGTGCGCCAAACGATCCAGATGATGCAGTATTACTATCATCAGTTGCAGAAACAAAAATTGACGAAGTATTCGTTGGTTCTTGTATGACTAACATTGGTCATTTCCGCGCTACCGGTAAAATGCTAGAGAAGTTTGCAACGACGTTACCAACTCGTCTATGGATTGCACCGCCAACTAAGATGGATAAAGATCAGTTAACCGAAGAAGGTTACTACGCGATCTTTGGCCGTGTTGGTGCGCGTATCGAAATCCCGGGTTGTTCACTGTGTATGGGTAACCAAGCACGTGTTGCTGAAGGTGCGACAGTTGTTTCAACGTCAACGCGTAACTTCCCTAACCGTTTAGGTACAGGTGCAAATGTCTACTTAGCATCAGCTGAGTTAGCAGCAGTAGCGGCATTACTAGGTCGTCTACCTTCACCTGCAGAGTACCAAGACTACGCGAAAGAATTAGATGCAACAGCGTCTGATACTTACCGTTACTTGAACTTTGATCAAATTGATTCTTACACTAAGAAAGCTGACAGCGTGATTTTTCAAACTGCGCTTTAA
- a CDS encoding gamma-butyrobetaine hydroxylase-like domain-containing protein — translation MSQQDKSPVVTDLKLKRKSKLLEVSFESGEVFNISCEMLRVHSPSAEVQRHGNPILVTHKKAVNITGIEPVGNYAVKITFDDGHDTGLFSWKILFELGNQQVEIWERYLARLRAEKGSREPLIDMNIKYS, via the coding sequence ATGAGCCAACAAGACAAAAGCCCAGTTGTTACTGATCTAAAGTTAAAGCGTAAATCTAAACTGCTTGAAGTCAGCTTTGAAAGCGGTGAAGTATTCAATATCAGTTGTGAAATGTTACGTGTTCACTCCCCGTCTGCTGAAGTGCAGCGCCACGGTAACCCTATTCTTGTGACTCACAAGAAAGCCGTCAATATCACTGGTATTGAGCCAGTAGGCAATTACGCGGTAAAAATCACTTTTGATGATGGCCATGATACTGGGCTATTTTCTTGGAAGATTTTATTTGAATTGGGTAACCAACAAGTGGAAATTTGGGAACGGTATTTAGCACGACTTCGTGCTGAGAAAGGTTCGCGTGAACCTTTGATTGATATGAATATTAAGTATTCATAA
- a CDS encoding patatin-like phospholipase family protein — MSRKIALLLLIGIFSQNVQAEERQTVGLVLSGGGAKGTAHIGVLKVLEEHRIPVDYITGTSIGSYVGGMYALGYTAAEIEDIMLNSPWAEGYSDTIPRENLSYRDKQHRDKFNIPVNVGYKNGGLAYPSGLLRGQTMSQLLRSSTDVVEQFGDFDDLAIPFRAVATNLVTSYAVVLDKGSIVQAMQASATVPGALQPAQIDGMLLVDGGISNNMPIDVVKEMGADIVIAIDIGSPLSTKEQLDGTFAVLEQLSTILTKATTEHQKTLLDDRDVLIRPAIDEMSTTDFEIMPAALEAGRIAGEAALPMLSHLSISVEDYKAYQDKKKQSKLLLVNQVNRPVINIIFDNDSKVSENLLREQLALSENEVITKEALDEGIKRIYSLNKFERVDAEFEDTDEGRVLTVTTHAKSWGPNYFDAGFNWEDDFTLDSAITLNLAYTMGNLTDNGGEWRNELQLGYEKRISTEFYQPLDKDQDFYARAKYEYEIKNWDFYDNNDRAFELKNSLNQFVLGVGYNYSHAGLIEIGAVAEIGDLTNKAVSQQDLDYESIGGYFGFTFDTLNSISFPTEGQRLTFKASVRDEKYNGAVISNSNELSWQFEADWKGALKLGNHAIVGKAAIATVDVDRDFTLHVTELGGFLNLSGLHKGALAGAHKAFAALIYQYDLGRDVLLSDVPLYVGTSFEAGNVWVVRDAVDFDDLIYAGSLYLGTDTSWGPAALGFGFTDTGEQAFYLFLGKNF; from the coding sequence ATGAGCCGTAAGATTGCTCTGCTATTACTCATAGGTATATTTTCACAAAACGTCCAAGCTGAGGAACGTCAGACTGTAGGGCTTGTGTTAAGTGGCGGTGGCGCGAAAGGTACGGCACATATTGGGGTCCTTAAAGTATTAGAAGAACACCGCATTCCTGTGGATTATATTACCGGAACCAGTATTGGCTCTTATGTGGGTGGTATGTATGCACTCGGTTATACCGCGGCAGAGATTGAAGATATCATGCTCAATTCTCCTTGGGCTGAAGGCTATTCAGATACGATTCCTCGAGAAAACCTATCTTATCGTGATAAACAACACCGAGATAAATTTAATATTCCTGTGAATGTTGGCTACAAAAATGGTGGCTTAGCTTACCCAAGTGGCCTGCTGCGGGGTCAAACCATGTCTCAACTGCTGCGTTCATCCACCGATGTTGTTGAGCAGTTTGGTGATTTCGATGATCTCGCGATTCCTTTTCGGGCTGTCGCCACTAACTTGGTCACCAGCTACGCCGTGGTATTAGACAAAGGCAGCATTGTTCAAGCAATGCAGGCATCTGCGACTGTGCCAGGCGCATTACAGCCAGCTCAAATTGATGGCATGTTATTGGTTGATGGCGGTATTTCTAACAACATGCCTATTGATGTCGTTAAAGAGATGGGCGCAGATATTGTTATTGCCATTGATATTGGCTCGCCATTATCAACCAAAGAGCAACTTGATGGCACCTTTGCTGTGTTAGAGCAGCTTTCGACTATTTTGACTAAAGCGACCACAGAACATCAGAAAACATTACTTGATGATCGAGATGTACTTATTCGTCCTGCTATTGATGAGATGAGTACCACTGATTTTGAAATTATGCCTGCAGCATTAGAGGCTGGCCGCATTGCCGGTGAAGCCGCTTTGCCAATGCTAAGTCATTTAAGTATCAGTGTTGAAGACTATAAAGCCTATCAAGATAAGAAAAAACAATCGAAATTATTACTGGTTAATCAAGTTAATCGTCCGGTTATCAACATCATATTTGATAACGATTCCAAAGTAAGTGAAAACCTACTGCGTGAGCAGTTAGCGTTATCTGAAAATGAAGTGATCACTAAAGAAGCGTTAGACGAAGGCATTAAACGTATTTATTCATTGAATAAGTTTGAACGTGTAGATGCTGAATTTGAGGACACTGACGAAGGCCGAGTACTTACCGTCACCACCCACGCTAAATCCTGGGGGCCAAACTATTTTGATGCAGGCTTTAACTGGGAAGATGACTTTACGCTGGATTCTGCAATAACACTCAACCTTGCTTATACCATGGGCAATTTAACCGATAATGGTGGTGAGTGGCGCAATGAACTGCAACTCGGTTATGAAAAAAGAATCAGTACCGAGTTTTATCAACCATTAGATAAAGACCAAGATTTTTATGCTCGTGCGAAGTATGAATACGAGATTAAAAATTGGGATTTTTATGATAATAATGATCGGGCTTTCGAACTCAAAAATTCGTTAAATCAATTTGTATTAGGGGTTGGGTATAATTATTCCCATGCGGGTTTAATTGAGATTGGCGCAGTAGCTGAGATTGGTGACTTAACCAATAAAGCGGTTTCGCAGCAAGATTTAGATTATGAATCGATCGGCGGCTATTTTGGATTCACCTTTGATACGTTAAACAGTATTAGTTTCCCGACAGAAGGGCAGCGATTGACCTTTAAAGCATCTGTGCGAGATGAGAAATACAATGGCGCTGTTATTAGTAACTCTAATGAACTTTCTTGGCAATTTGAGGCGGATTGGAAAGGCGCACTTAAATTAGGTAACCATGCCATTGTGGGTAAAGCAGCCATAGCTACCGTAGATGTGGACCGTGATTTTACTCTGCATGTGACAGAGCTGGGTGGGTTCTTGAATTTATCCGGTCTACATAAGGGCGCATTGGCGGGAGCGCATAAAGCCTTCGCTGCGTTAATATATCAATATGACTTAGGCCGAGATGTATTACTCAGTGATGTCCCTTTGTATGTAGGTACCAGTTTTGAGGCGGGTAATGTATGGGTCGTTCGAGACGCAGTTGATTTCGATGACCTCATATATGCTGGTAGTTTATACTTAGGTACCGATACTAGTTGGGGACCTGCCGCGCTTGGCTTTGGTTTCACCGATACAGGTGAACAAGCCTTTTACTTGTTCCTAGGTAAAAACTTTTAG